In Mucilaginibacter celer, one DNA window encodes the following:
- a CDS encoding efflux RND transporter periplasmic adaptor subunit, translating to MDKEIALEVTSAKRKKTALVVIIVIAVLVFAVWLLRGYIKSSINRSEITAATVEVGNIENTLNASGEVLPEFEEIITSPINASIKSALADAGNKVKPGQSLLTLDKSATQTDFEKQKFQLETKRAEIAKSKLDLDKSFYDIKSNNDIKQLRISNLADAVENAKRLYKAGGGTREGIEQAELNLKVAQLEKKQLENEIKSKQQTMQIEIREAQIAADIQQNDLNALQRKLDLANVVATRAGVVTYVNKNIGATIHEGETLARIADLGSFKIQGSISDNSADQVHSGLPVIVRINDALLRGHVSNVSPSVQNSIISFEVQLDDRASKLLRPNMKVDVFLVTATHSKIMRVANGPAFKGPTVQDIFVLSNGKAERRTVHIGLTNFDFVEIESGVKPGDVVITSDMSEYKNSKEVTVKN from the coding sequence ATGGATAAGGAAATAGCACTCGAAGTTACATCGGCCAAACGCAAAAAAACGGCGCTGGTTGTCATCATAGTTATTGCCGTACTGGTATTTGCTGTATGGCTTTTACGGGGATACATTAAATCATCCATCAACCGGTCGGAAATTACTGCTGCTACTGTTGAGGTAGGTAATATCGAAAATACCCTCAATGCCAGCGGCGAAGTTTTGCCCGAGTTTGAAGAGATTATCACCAGCCCCATCAATGCATCGATAAAAAGCGCTTTGGCAGATGCAGGCAATAAAGTAAAACCGGGCCAGTCGTTGTTAACGCTCGATAAATCGGCCACCCAAACCGATTTCGAAAAACAAAAATTTCAGCTCGAAACCAAACGTGCCGAGATTGCCAAATCCAAGCTCGATCTGGATAAAAGCTTCTACGATATCAAATCCAACAATGATATCAAGCAACTGCGCATCAGCAACCTTGCCGATGCGGTTGAAAATGCCAAACGCCTGTATAAAGCCGGCGGCGGCACTCGCGAGGGTATTGAACAGGCCGAACTGAACCTGAAAGTTGCCCAGCTGGAAAAAAAGCAACTTGAAAACGAGATCAAAAGCAAACAGCAAACTATGCAGATCGAGATCAGGGAGGCGCAGATCGCCGCCGATATCCAGCAAAATGACCTGAATGCACTGCAACGTAAGTTAGACCTTGCCAATGTAGTTGCTACCCGTGCCGGGGTAGTAACCTATGTAAATAAAAATATCGGCGCTACCATTCATGAAGGTGAAACCCTCGCCCGCATTGCCGATTTGGGCAGCTTTAAAATCCAGGGAAGCATCTCGGATAACTCGGCCGATCAGGTGCACAGCGGTTTGCCGGTAATAGTGCGCATTAATGATGCGCTGTTACGCGGGCATGTGAGCAACGTGTCCCCATCGGTACAAAACAGCATTATCTCGTTCGAGGTGCAACTGGATGACCGTGCCAGCAAACTACTTCGGCCGAATATGAAGGTAGATGTGTTTTTGGTGACGGCCACGCACAGCAAAATTATGCGGGTAGCCAACGGTCCGGCATTTAAAGGCCCGACGGTGCAGGACATTTTTGTACTCAGCAATGGCAAAGCCGAAAGGCGTACGGTGCACATCGGCCTCACCAATTTTGATTTTGTAGAGATAGAGAGCGGCGTAAAACCGGGCGACGTGGTGATTACATCGGATATGAGTGAGTATAAAAACTCGAAGGAAGTGACGGTGAAGAATTAA
- a CDS encoding TolC family protein: MKYLYIILLSTLTTTALARSGSDTLRLTLQQVVELAKANSIAAKQAATVRETKYWEYRTYKSNYQPQLALSGILPGYTKTFTQVQQPDGTILFQPVHNDNSSLALNFSQSITATGGTIYGTTQLQRFDDFDRHNVLYNGIPYGIGYSQPLFQFNSLKWDKKIEPLKFNESKQAYIEAQEKIAIDVEGYFFDLLLAQVNLKIAETNLANTEKILKVANLKYELGKVSKNEILQLQLEQINAQKAVGTARRDMEIATLNLRSFTGQEGDGKIVLEAPKNISRMIVSSEKVLAEAYANRSDAIAFSRRLAEAARDVAKAKGQNGLTATLTANLGFSNTATNIPDVYKNPQNQQQLQVQLSIPILDWGRSKSRAKTALANQQFTEYAVEQDKQTFKQQIVTQVSLFNVMKEQLVYTARADSIAGEKYQIARERYVLGDLSITDLGIAFRENDQAQRDYVAALRDFWGAYYQLRYLSLYDFETNKKITYN, translated from the coding sequence ATGAAATATCTATACATCATATTATTATCAACCTTAACCACAACTGCATTAGCCCGCAGCGGTAGCGATACCCTGCGGCTAACCCTGCAGCAGGTGGTTGAGCTGGCCAAGGCCAACTCCATAGCAGCCAAACAGGCCGCTACCGTGCGCGAAACCAAATATTGGGAATACCGCACCTACAAATCAAACTATCAGCCACAGCTGGCCCTAAGCGGTATTTTGCCGGGTTACACCAAAACTTTCACGCAGGTGCAGCAGCCAGATGGTACCATATTGTTCCAGCCGGTGCATAATGATAACTCATCGCTGGCGCTTAATTTTAGCCAGAGCATTACTGCTACCGGCGGTACTATTTATGGTACAACCCAGTTGCAGCGTTTTGACGATTTCGACAGGCATAATGTATTGTACAATGGTATCCCGTATGGCATTGGCTACTCGCAGCCGCTGTTTCAGTTTAACAGTTTGAAATGGGATAAAAAGATTGAGCCCTTAAAATTTAATGAAAGCAAACAGGCCTACATCGAGGCCCAGGAAAAAATAGCTATTGATGTGGAAGGCTATTTTTTCGATCTGCTCCTGGCCCAGGTAAACCTTAAAATTGCCGAAACCAATTTAGCCAATACAGAAAAAATACTGAAAGTGGCCAACCTGAAGTACGAATTGGGCAAGGTATCCAAAAACGAGATACTGCAATTGCAATTGGAACAGATTAACGCGCAAAAAGCGGTTGGCACAGCCCGCCGCGATATGGAAATTGCCACCTTAAACCTACGCAGCTTTACCGGGCAGGAGGGCGACGGTAAAATTGTGCTGGAAGCGCCAAAAAACATCAGCAGGATGATTGTATCATCAGAAAAGGTACTGGCCGAAGCTTATGCAAACCGCTCAGACGCCATCGCTTTTTCACGCAGACTGGCCGAGGCGGCAAGGGATGTAGCGAAAGCCAAAGGGCAAAATGGTTTAACGGCTACGCTTACCGCCAATCTCGGTTTCTCGAACACGGCAACCAACATTCCGGATGTATACAAGAACCCGCAAAACCAGCAGCAATTGCAGGTACAGCTATCTATCCCGATACTGGATTGGGGGCGGTCGAAATCTCGTGCTAAAACAGCCTTGGCCAACCAGCAATTTACCGAGTATGCCGTTGAGCAGGATAAGCAAACTTTTAAGCAACAGATAGTAACCCAGGTATCGCTGTTTAATGTAATGAAAGAGCAGCTGGTGTACACCGCCCGCGCCGATAGCATAGCCGGCGAAAAATACCAGATAGCCCGCGAACGCTACGTGTTGGGCGACCTGAGCATTACCGACCTCGGCATAGCCTTCCGCGAAAACGACCAGGCCCAGCGCGATTACGTGGCCGCCCTCCGCGATTTTTGGGGAGCCTATTACCAACTGCGCTACCTTTCGCTTTACGACTTTGAAACAAACAAAAAAATCACCTATAACTAA